The following are encoded together in the Planktothrix serta PCC 8927 genome:
- the ctpB gene encoding carboxyl-terminal processing protease CtpB, protein MNQKVKRFSPFRQALFTGALATVTALMMPAWSSSVNATLKDSPKAVLDEAWQIVNREFVDRNFNKVNWQAEREELLSKNYTSPEEAYVALRKALGRLEDPYTRFMDPKQYEALTNQTAGELSGVGMQLTLDEETKAITVVEPIKNSPAIKAGILPGDVVLSIDGVSTTGMTVEQAANKIRGTLGTDVSLRIGREGQKEFELTLTRARIELETVTYRLNSEGDRKIGYIQLREFNSHAAEQMQEAIEALTQEKVQAFVLDLRGNPGGLLRSSIDIARMWMDTGAIVSTVDRDGKTQEIRNNSTAMTQLPVVVLVDGNSASASEILAGALKDNQRGVVMGTQTFGKALVQSVFSLSDGSGLAVTIAHYYTPNGTDISHKGVTPDIKIDISDDQKKQLATDPKLIGTPQDPFYAKAISILVAGSGNRPLAINESK, encoded by the coding sequence ATGAATCAGAAAGTGAAACGCTTTTCCCCATTCCGTCAAGCCCTGTTTACAGGTGCGCTGGCAACCGTTACCGCCTTGATGATGCCAGCTTGGAGTAGCAGCGTCAATGCCACCCTCAAAGATAGCCCGAAAGCTGTATTAGATGAAGCTTGGCAGATTGTTAATCGAGAATTTGTTGATAGAAATTTTAACAAAGTCAACTGGCAAGCCGAACGGGAAGAACTCCTCAGTAAAAACTATACCTCTCCTGAAGAAGCTTATGTCGCCCTCAGAAAAGCCCTAGGAAGGCTGGAAGATCCTTACACTCGGTTTATGGATCCCAAACAGTATGAGGCGTTAACGAATCAAACCGCCGGAGAACTCTCTGGGGTGGGGATGCAACTGACACTGGATGAAGAAACCAAAGCCATTACGGTAGTTGAGCCGATTAAGAATTCTCCGGCGATCAAAGCGGGAATTTTACCTGGGGATGTGGTGCTTTCTATTGATGGAGTTTCCACCACTGGGATGACGGTTGAACAAGCGGCGAATAAAATTCGGGGAACCCTGGGAACAGATGTAAGTTTACGCATTGGACGCGAAGGACAAAAAGAATTTGAGTTGACCCTGACTCGTGCCCGAATTGAATTAGAAACTGTAACCTATCGTCTCAATAGCGAAGGCGATCGCAAAATTGGTTATATTCAACTACGCGAATTTAATTCCCATGCGGCTGAACAAATGCAAGAAGCAATTGAAGCCTTAACCCAAGAAAAGGTTCAAGCTTTTGTTCTCGATTTGCGCGGAAATCCAGGAGGATTATTGCGTAGCAGTATTGATATTGCTCGGATGTGGATGGATACCGGAGCAATTGTTAGTACCGTTGATCGGGATGGCAAAACCCAGGAAATTCGCAACAATAGCACCGCCATGACTCAATTACCCGTTGTCGTGTTAGTTGATGGTAATTCTGCCAGTGCAAGCGAGATTTTAGCCGGAGCTTTAAAAGATAATCAACGCGGCGTGGTTATGGGAACACAAACCTTTGGTAAAGCCCTTGTTCAGTCGGTGTTTTCCCTCTCCGATGGTTCAGGGTTGGCCGTAACGATTGCCCATTACTATACGCCGAATGGAACCGATATTAGTCATAAAGGAGTGACGCCGGATATTAAAATTGATATCTCTGATGATCAGAAAAAACAATTGGCCACTGATCCGAAGTTAATCGGGACACCCCAAGATCCTTTTTACGCTAAAGCTATTTCTATTCTTGTGGCGGGTTCGGGAAATCGACCCTTAGCGATTAATGAATCTAAGTAA